ATACTCAAACAAGTATTTTAAAATTTGATGAAATTGTTAAGGTAGCAACAGCACTAAATATAGATTTAAACGTATTGAAAGGAGTATAACGAATGAAAGAATTTCATTATGATTATGTAACTAGAATTATTGACTGGGCAAAAGATAGAGAGATTAAGGAGAAAGGTAGATTAACAAAGCAACTATTAAAATCTGATGAAGAAAATTCAGAATTGCAGAACGCTATAGAAAGTTATGAAAATGGTAATAAGGACGCTTTAATTCAAATTAAAGATAGCATAGGTGATATATATGTAACTCTTGTAGTATCAACTTATTTAGTAAGTGAACGACCTTATTTAACTTTTAGAAAGATTAAAACAAGCAAACATTCATCAGTTAGCATTGGTTGGCTGTACTTCATTAGAGAGTTAAAAACTCAAGACAGATTACTGTTTGATGTATTTACAAATACTGAAGCTACTTTCATTGATATTGAAGTTAGATTATCAAGTTATATTAACTTCTTAGAAATGGTAGCACAGGCTTACGGATTAGAATTAGTTGAATGTATTAAATATGCTTACGATACTATTTCTAAGCGAAAAGGAAAAATGATAGACGGTACATTTA
This is a stretch of genomic DNA from Gemella haemolysans. It encodes these proteins:
- a CDS encoding MazG-like family protein — protein: MKEFHYDYVTRIIDWAKDREIKEKGRLTKQLLKSDEENSELQNAIESYENGNKDALIQIKDSIGDIYVTLVVSTYLVSERPYLTFRKIKTSKHSSVSIGWLYFIRELKTQDRLLFDVFTNTEATFIDIEVRLSSYINFLEMVAQAYGLELVECIKYAYDTISKRKGKMIDGTFIKEGE